The proteins below come from a single Salvelinus alpinus chromosome 18, SLU_Salpinus.1, whole genome shotgun sequence genomic window:
- the LOC139544033 gene encoding pseudouridylate synthase 1 homolog: MMSEEGSGNMLFKPLKRVEEGNGESGENGHIRKKLKSVELTGNERKHPKRKVVLLLAYSGKGYYGMQRNAGSSQFKTIEDELVTALIKSGCIPDNHGDDMKKMSFQRCARTDKGVSAAGQVVSLKLWMIEDVMEKINSNLPPQIRVLGLKRVTGGFNSKNSCDARTYSYMLPTVAFSPKDYYTKNSAAFRLEPETLQRVNQLFGSYKGTHNFHNFTSQKAARDPSARRYITEMSCGEPFVRGGAEFAEITVRGQSFMMHQIRKMIGLVIAVVKGYSGDEVLKRSWGEEKVDVPKAPGLGLVLEKVHFDRYNKRFGGDGLHECLEWTEEEQAILAFKEEHIYPSIVETECQEGSMASWMATLPIHDFEATATGAQDKDREQDDEEGNRSDSAL; encoded by the exons ATGATGAGTGAAGAAGGGTCAGGAAATATGCTGTTCAAGCCACTGAAACGAGTGGAGGAAGGAAATGGAGAGTCGGGTGAGAATGGACACATCAGAAAGAAGCTGAAGTCTGTAGAACTGACTGGCAACGAGAGgaaacaccccaaaagaaaagtgGTCCTGCTTTTGGCATATTCAGGCAAAGGTTACTACGGTATGCAG AGAAATGCTGGATCCTCCCAGTTCAAAACCATTGAGGATGAGCTGGTCACAGCACTGATTAAGTCTGGGTGCATCCCAGACAACCATGGAGATGACATGAAAAAAATGTCGTTCCAAAGATGTGCGAGAACAGACAAG GGTGTTTCTGCAGCAGGTCAAGTGGTCTCTCTAAAACTGTGGATGATTGAAGACGTAATGGAAAAGATAAACTCCAATCTTCCACCACAGATCAGAGTGCTGG GTCTGAAACGAGTGACTGGGGGCTTCAATTCTAAAAACAGCTGTGATGCCCGCACATACTCCTACATGCTTCCCACTGTGGCCTTCTCCCCAAAGGACTATTACACCAAGAATTCCGCTGCATTCCGCCTTGAGCCAGAGACACTGCAGAGAGTAAACCAGCTGTTTGGCAGCTACAAGGGCACCCATAACTTTCACAACTTCACCTCTCAGAAGGCCGCACGGGACCCCAGCGCCCGTCGCTACATCACAGAGATGTCCTGTGGCGAGCCCTTTGTGCGTGGCGGCGCAGAGTTCGCAGAGATTACTGTGCGTGGCCAGAGCTTCATGATGCATCAGATCCGGAAGATGATCGGCCTGGTGATAGCTGTGGTGAAGGGCTATTCGGGGGACGAAGTGTTAAAGCGAAGCTGGGGTGAGGAGAAAGTGGATGTGCCCAAAGCCCCCGGGCTGGGCCTGGTGCTGGAGAAGGTGCACTTTGACAGGTACAACAAGCGGTTTGGTGGGGACGGCCTCCATGAGTGCCTGGAGTGGACTGAAGAGGAGCAGGCCATCTTGGCTTTCAAGGAGGAGCACATCTACCCCAGCATTGTGGAGACAGAGTGCCAGGAAGGGTCCATGGCTAGCTGGATGGCCACACTGCCCATACATGACTTTGAGGCAACTGCAACAGGAGCTCAGGATAAGGATAGGGAGCAG GATGATGAGGAGGGTAATAGATCAGATTCTGCACTTTGA